A stretch of Halomonas elongata DSM 2581 DNA encodes these proteins:
- a CDS encoding HNH endonuclease translates to MEIPDEAVERFHTKYRLNPATGCWEWTDALSSRGGYGRLKVGRVAVRAHRASYLIHKGPIPEGLVVCHTCDNPACVNPDHLWLGTHMDNTQDMMTKGRGKFPGHKGEINPRAILTRRKVEKIIQRITEGQTNKRIAIEFGVSHATVSLIRRGRIWTDVPRPDDPAFAHYAALKAANKAAS, encoded by the coding sequence ATGGAGATTCCAGACGAAGCCGTGGAGCGCTTCCATACCAAGTACCGGCTGAATCCCGCGACGGGCTGTTGGGAATGGACCGATGCGCTCAGTTCGCGCGGCGGCTACGGGCGGCTCAAGGTCGGCAGGGTGGCAGTCCGGGCTCATCGGGCATCGTATCTGATCCATAAAGGCCCGATCCCCGAGGGCCTGGTGGTCTGTCACACCTGCGACAACCCGGCCTGCGTCAATCCTGACCACCTCTGGCTGGGCACCCATATGGACAACACGCAGGACATGATGACCAAGGGTCGCGGCAAGTTCCCGGGGCACAAGGGCGAGATCAACCCGCGTGCCATCCTGACGCGCCGCAAGGTCGAGAAGATCATCCAGCGAATCACGGAAGGGCAGACCAACAAGCGGATTGCCATCGAGTTTGGCGTCTCGCACGCCACGGTCAGCCTGATCCGACGCGGGAGGATATGGACCGACGTGCCACGACCCGACGATCCAGCGTTTGCCCACTACGCAGCACTCAAGGCCGCCAACAAGGCGGCCTCTTAG
- the ssb gene encoding single-stranded DNA-binding protein, which translates to MARGINKVILIGNVGQDPEIRFTQSGTPVGNINLATSDTWTDKQSGQRQERTEWHRLIVFRRLAEVAQQYVRKGSKLYVEGRLQTRKWQDQSGQDRYVTEIIVNDLQMLDSRQGQPQGNAQAQQQPSQNGYFDQQRQYQQQQTAPPNPPGGGDFDDEIPFAPMHPLMGG; encoded by the coding sequence ATGGCCCGAGGCATCAACAAGGTCATCCTGATCGGCAACGTCGGCCAGGATCCCGAGATCCGCTTTACCCAGTCCGGTACGCCAGTCGGCAACATCAACCTCGCCACCAGTGACACCTGGACCGACAAGCAGAGCGGGCAGCGCCAGGAGCGCACGGAATGGCATCGCCTGATCGTCTTCCGCCGCCTTGCCGAGGTCGCGCAGCAGTACGTCCGCAAGGGATCGAAACTCTACGTCGAGGGGCGACTGCAGACACGGAAGTGGCAAGACCAGAGCGGTCAGGATCGTTACGTCACGGAGATCATCGTCAACGATCTGCAGATGCTCGACTCCCGGCAAGGGCAGCCACAGGGCAATGCCCAGGCTCAGCAGCAGCCCTCACAGAACGGCTACTTCGACCAGCAACGGCAGTACCAGCAACAACAGACCGCGCCGCCGAATCCTCCTGGCGGGGGCGACTTCGACGACGAGATCCCATTCGCTCCCATGCACCCGCTGATGGGCGGCTGA
- a CDS encoding DNA cytosine methyltransferase, producing the protein MTSLNLFGHELVVDNFAGGGGASEGIEQALGRPVDLAINHDPTAIAVHTANHPDAEHSVADVWDVDPAEAVHGMPVGLAWFSPDCRHHSKAKGGRPVSKSVRGLAWVAARWAAKVKPRVIALENVEEFLDWGPLMKDAKGRIVPDPARKGQTFRAFVRALGRHGYQVDWKILRACDYGAPTIRRRLFLVARRDGLPIVWPKPTHADPATPAVRRGKLKPWTTAAECIDWSIPCPSIFDRPRPLADATLRRIAKGVMRFVVEAGEPFIVPIANYGNGSELVNATSEPLRTVTAWPKGGSFALVAPSLVQTGYGERAGQAPRTLDIQRPLGTVVAGGQKHALVSAFLAKHYGGVVGADLRKPLPTITATDHNAPVAVSLLNLKGSERGGRDPRHPIPTVCAGGTHAAAVAAFLVKYYGRGIGQECSDPLHTMPTRDRFGLVTVTIEGEQYAIVDIGMRMLQPHELAAAQGFPDGYQFAEAGGRAVPKYQQVRLIGNSVCPPLARAIVEANFTHERQYMPAPKEAA; encoded by the coding sequence ATGACCAGCCTGAACCTGTTCGGCCACGAATTGGTGGTCGATAACTTCGCCGGCGGTGGCGGTGCCAGCGAGGGCATCGAGCAGGCCCTGGGGCGGCCGGTGGATCTCGCCATCAACCATGACCCGACAGCCATCGCCGTGCATACCGCGAATCACCCGGACGCCGAGCACAGCGTCGCCGATGTGTGGGATGTCGACCCAGCGGAGGCCGTCCATGGCATGCCGGTGGGGCTTGCCTGGTTCTCTCCTGACTGCCGGCATCACTCCAAGGCCAAGGGCGGGCGCCCGGTCAGCAAGAGTGTGCGGGGCCTGGCCTGGGTAGCTGCTCGATGGGCGGCAAAGGTGAAGCCGCGGGTGATTGCACTGGAGAACGTCGAGGAATTCCTCGACTGGGGCCCGCTGATGAAGGACGCCAAGGGCCGCATCGTCCCGGACCCCGCACGCAAAGGGCAGACATTCCGGGCGTTCGTCCGCGCCCTGGGCCGCCACGGCTACCAGGTGGACTGGAAAATCCTGCGCGCCTGTGACTACGGCGCTCCGACCATCCGGCGTCGGCTTTTCCTGGTTGCTCGGCGCGACGGCCTGCCCATCGTCTGGCCCAAGCCGACGCATGCCGATCCGGCCACCCCGGCCGTTCGACGGGGCAAGCTCAAGCCCTGGACCACCGCTGCCGAGTGCATCGACTGGAGCATCCCTTGCCCCTCGATATTCGACCGGCCGCGCCCGTTGGCCGACGCCACCTTGCGGCGGATCGCCAAGGGCGTGATGCGTTTCGTAGTGGAGGCCGGAGAGCCGTTCATCGTACCCATCGCCAACTACGGCAACGGATCGGAACTGGTGAACGCAACCAGCGAGCCATTGCGCACGGTCACCGCCTGGCCGAAGGGCGGCAGCTTTGCTCTGGTGGCGCCAAGCCTGGTGCAGACCGGCTACGGGGAGCGCGCCGGACAGGCGCCGCGCACCCTCGACATACAGCGTCCGCTCGGCACCGTGGTCGCGGGTGGTCAGAAGCACGCTCTGGTCTCAGCCTTCCTAGCCAAGCACTACGGCGGCGTGGTTGGCGCCGACCTCCGCAAGCCACTGCCGACGATCACCGCGACCGACCACAATGCCCCGGTAGCCGTGAGCCTGCTGAACCTCAAGGGCAGCGAGCGCGGTGGTCGAGATCCGCGGCATCCCATACCCACTGTCTGCGCCGGCGGCACTCACGCCGCGGCGGTGGCCGCCTTCCTGGTGAAGTACTACGGGAGAGGCATCGGTCAGGAGTGCAGTGATCCGCTGCACACCATGCCCACCCGCGACCGCTTTGGCTTGGTCACCGTCACGATCGAGGGCGAGCAATACGCCATCGTCGACATCGGCATGCGCATGCTCCAGCCCCATGAACTCGCCGCCGCCCAGGGCTTCCCCGATGGCTACCAATTCGCCGAGGCAGGCGGTCGCGCTGTGCCCAAGTACCAGCAGGTGCGCCTGATCGGCAACAGCGTCTGCCCACCGCTGGCCCGCGCCATCGTCGAGGCCAACTTCACGCACGAGCGTCAATACATGCCGGCACCCAAGGAGGCTGCATGA
- a CDS encoding BRO-N domain-containing protein, translated as MKQVFDWRRRKRKNAREATNQSPGVSYNRSYEVSVMQSIQPFNFDSQQVRVIQGDDGEPMFVAKDVAAALGYNWQVALVKHVPEEWRGVTQSNTPSGVQRLTVLTEQGLYFFVARSDKPKALPFQKWLAGEVLPSIRKTGQYQAPGIEAANVPATMALVECAANLLRASDSGKVVMLRKAGQAVGADTSFLPDYTEDSAPGHVGAMDTASLTHLLREHGLSHSAAAVNQMLHDAGILESRTRKSTKGALKHFWCLTDAGQHYGKNVVSPQSPRETQPHYYRDRFIDLLAVAGMEPAA; from the coding sequence ATGAAACAGGTCTTCGACTGGCGAAGGCGTAAACGCAAAAACGCCCGGGAGGCTACCAACCAATCCCCGGGCGTTTCGTATAACCGAAGCTATGAGGTAAGCGTAATGCAATCGATCCAACCATTCAACTTCGACAGTCAGCAGGTTCGCGTCATCCAGGGTGACGATGGCGAACCGATGTTCGTCGCAAAGGATGTCGCCGCCGCGCTCGGGTATAACTGGCAGGTCGCGCTGGTTAAGCATGTGCCGGAAGAATGGCGGGGGGTTACTCAGAGTAACACCCCTTCTGGCGTCCAGCGCCTCACTGTCTTGACCGAGCAGGGCCTGTATTTCTTCGTCGCTCGTAGCGACAAGCCCAAGGCGCTGCCGTTCCAGAAGTGGCTGGCTGGCGAGGTGCTGCCGTCGATCCGCAAGACTGGCCAGTACCAAGCGCCCGGCATCGAGGCTGCCAACGTCCCGGCCACCATGGCCTTGGTCGAGTGCGCGGCCAATCTGCTGCGCGCCTCCGACTCCGGCAAGGTCGTCATGCTCCGCAAGGCTGGTCAGGCCGTGGGTGCTGATACCTCATTTCTGCCCGACTACACCGAGGACAGCGCCCCGGGCCACGTTGGTGCCATGGATACCGCTAGCCTGACCCACCTACTGCGCGAGCATGGCCTCAGCCATTCGGCGGCAGCCGTGAATCAGATGCTTCACGACGCCGGCATCCTCGAGAGCCGCACCCGCAAGAGCACCAAGGGCGCTCTCAAGCATTTCTGGTGCCTCACTGACGCCGGCCAGCACTACGGCAAGAACGTCGTGAGCCCGCAATCTCCGCGCGAGACGCAACCGCATTACTACCGTGACCGCTTTATCGATCTACTGGCTGTGGCCGGTATGGAGCCCGCAGCATGA
- a CDS encoding S24 family peptidase, whose translation MQKEKPRDVIRRLINESGKRAIDVAREAGVPQSTLSRILTGKIEEPSDRPVAKLAEYFGVSGDQIRGREPIETEGSADKIAQHPALHESNVAPPPKLEGYVPVISWVQAGSWTEVCNVDAVSEEMVPRPPACSDRTFALRVKGQSMAPKYEPDLIIYVDPEVLPFDGDDVVAVLTDSNEATFKQFVEEPGDDKMLKARNPSWPDPYIPINGNCEIVGVVIATMWMRKPRA comes from the coding sequence ATGCAAAAGGAAAAGCCTCGCGACGTGATACGCCGCCTCATAAACGAGTCAGGGAAGCGCGCCATAGACGTGGCGCGGGAAGCTGGCGTGCCTCAATCGACGCTTTCGCGCATCCTGACCGGGAAGATCGAGGAACCTTCCGATAGGCCGGTTGCCAAGCTGGCTGAATATTTCGGTGTGTCCGGGGATCAGATACGTGGTCGTGAGCCGATAGAGACCGAGGGGAGTGCCGACAAGATCGCCCAGCACCCCGCGCTGCACGAATCGAACGTGGCGCCGCCGCCCAAGCTGGAAGGCTACGTGCCGGTTATCTCGTGGGTTCAGGCAGGCTCATGGACCGAGGTCTGCAACGTCGATGCCGTCAGCGAGGAGATGGTGCCGCGCCCGCCAGCGTGCTCGGACAGGACGTTTGCGCTCCGGGTGAAAGGGCAGTCCATGGCGCCCAAGTACGAGCCCGACCTGATCATCTACGTCGACCCCGAGGTGCTGCCGTTCGACGGTGACGACGTGGTAGCCGTACTCACGGACAGCAATGAGGCCACGTTCAAGCAGTTCGTCGAGGAGCCTGGCGATGACAAGATGCTCAAGGCCCGCAACCCGTCATGGCCCGATCCCTACATCCCAATCAACGGCAACTGCGAGATCGTTGGCGTGGTGATCGCCACCATGTGGATGCGGAAGCCCAGGGCCTGA
- a CDS encoding DUF4224 domain-containing protein — protein MELVLSRKEVRELTGCAQRARQRQHLDAMGIPYVVRADGWPVIDRQAYHQAMGCEAANDAGHPKAVLNLEALDG, from the coding sequence ATGGAGCTGGTACTATCACGCAAGGAGGTGAGGGAGCTGACAGGCTGCGCCCAGCGTGCCAGGCAGCGACAGCACCTCGACGCCATGGGAATCCCTTACGTGGTGAGGGCGGACGGCTGGCCGGTCATTGACCGGCAGGCCTACCATCAAGCAATGGGATGCGAGGCGGCGAACGACGCCGGACACCCGAAAGCAGTGTTGAACCTGGAGGCCTTGGACGGATGA
- a CDS encoding phage regulatory CII family protein: MDRYTEGLREAAFEYGIKRLAFDLDMGESRLYKKLDPDSGVNLTVADFFRINRILGDVRCVQAALDDLGIVATPRIDAEDEIEAEIQELLLDQQEQASRFMHAVRKARADGRIDAAELELIRNERRSLAENGNTIMTRVERMHETGLRLAKA; this comes from the coding sequence GTGGACAGATATACAGAAGGACTCCGAGAAGCGGCATTCGAGTACGGCATCAAGCGCCTAGCGTTCGACCTCGATATGGGCGAATCGCGGCTCTACAAAAAGCTCGATCCTGACTCCGGCGTAAACCTGACTGTGGCCGATTTCTTTCGCATTAACCGGATTCTGGGCGACGTGCGTTGTGTGCAGGCCGCACTGGATGACCTGGGCATTGTGGCCACGCCACGCATCGATGCCGAGGACGAGATCGAGGCGGAGATTCAGGAGCTGTTGCTGGACCAGCAGGAGCAGGCATCGCGGTTCATGCACGCCGTGCGCAAGGCGCGAGCCGATGGCCGCATAGACGCCGCTGAACTGGAGCTGATCCGCAATGAGCGCCGCTCTCTGGCCGAGAACGGCAACACGATCATGACCCGCGTCGAGCGGATGCATGAAACAGGTCTTCGACTGGCGAAGGCGTAA
- a CDS encoding helix-turn-helix domain-containing protein → MYGEELAKKLEAILASGATPKAVAKEAGCDISTVYRIRSGAIVNPSYSVGRSLDEMYAKLRSHAA, encoded by the coding sequence ATGTATGGCGAAGAACTGGCCAAGAAGCTGGAGGCCATCCTGGCATCCGGGGCCACCCCTAAGGCGGTAGCCAAGGAGGCTGGCTGCGATATCTCGACCGTTTACCGCATTCGGTCAGGCGCAATTGTGAACCCGAGTTACTCGGTGGGCCGGTCGCTGGATGAGATGTACGCCAAGCTCCGCTCCCATGCCGCCTAA
- a CDS encoding HD domain-containing protein, with the protein MTDLITRAAIYSRAAHQAVGQRRKYTDEPYHLHPAAVATTVESVGGTTAMIAAAYLHDVVEDTHVTFRALAHEFGPAVADYVYELTDQFTDPAQGNRAHRKAMERDRLVRISPEAQTIKLADLIDNTMSIVERDPDFARVYMAEKRELLRVMRAGNEHLLRIADASVATYYGRRDAEASDA; encoded by the coding sequence ATGACTGATCTGATAACTCGCGCAGCGATCTACAGCCGAGCCGCGCACCAAGCTGTGGGGCAGCGCCGCAAGTACACCGACGAGCCTTATCACCTACATCCGGCCGCGGTAGCCACGACGGTGGAAAGTGTTGGTGGAACCACGGCCATGATCGCAGCAGCTTATCTCCACGATGTCGTGGAAGACACGCATGTCACGTTCAGAGCTCTTGCGCACGAATTTGGCCCGGCGGTGGCCGACTACGTCTACGAACTGACGGATCAGTTCACCGATCCTGCCCAAGGCAACCGGGCACACCGCAAAGCAATGGAGCGCGATCGGTTGGTCCGGATCAGCCCTGAAGCTCAGACCATCAAGTTGGCCGACTTGATCGACAACACGATGAGCATTGTGGAGCGCGATCCTGACTTTGCCAGGGTCTACATGGCGGAGAAACGGGAGTTGCTGAGAGTGATGCGGGCTGGTAACGAACACTTGCTCCGGATAGCTGACGCATCCGTCGCTACCTACTACGGGAGGCGTGATGCAGAAGCCTCGGATGCGTGA
- a CDS encoding zeta toxin family protein — translation MNQPEPLTSEEERLRDEAVKFARENKKRIAKCLTDKKKYPKESDPVSVFMAGAPGAGKTESSIELLKEFGGGVIRIDPDELRDELPGYTGGNSWLFQFAVSILVDKAHDLALEQKQSFLLDGTLAKYDLAERNVARSIKRGRLVQILYVYQEPHLAWGFVQAREKDEGRRIPLVGFIDQYFESRRVVNSIKTRFGGDVKVDLLVKNRDNSVRSYKANVDQIDSHLPERYDRESLLRELNPER, via the coding sequence ATGAACCAGCCTGAGCCGCTGACGTCAGAAGAGGAGAGGCTTCGAGATGAGGCCGTGAAATTTGCGCGAGAGAATAAAAAGAGAATTGCTAAATGCCTGACAGATAAAAAGAAATACCCAAAGGAATCAGACCCTGTCTCTGTATTCATGGCTGGGGCTCCTGGCGCTGGGAAGACTGAGTCATCCATAGAGCTGCTCAAAGAATTTGGAGGTGGCGTCATTCGCATAGACCCCGACGAGCTACGCGATGAGCTTCCTGGCTATACAGGCGGCAACTCCTGGCTTTTCCAGTTTGCGGTATCGATCTTGGTCGATAAGGCGCACGACCTAGCCCTTGAGCAGAAGCAGAGCTTTCTTCTTGACGGAACGCTTGCCAAGTACGATCTTGCAGAGAGGAACGTTGCTCGGTCTATCAAACGCGGGCGACTCGTCCAGATCCTCTATGTTTATCAGGAGCCACACCTTGCATGGGGTTTTGTCCAGGCGCGCGAGAAAGACGAGGGCCGCAGAATCCCGCTTGTGGGCTTCATTGACCAGTACTTTGAGTCGCGACGAGTGGTGAACAGCATCAAGACTCGATTCGGCGGAGATGTTAAAGTTGACTTGCTAGTCAAGAATAGGGACAACAGCGTGCGGTCATACAAGGCGAACGTTGACCAGATTGACAGCCATCTTCCAGAAAGATATGATCGCGAGTCCCTGTTAAGGGAGCTTAACCCAGAAAGGTGA
- a CDS encoding Rad52/Rad22 family DNA repair protein, whose product MTQDTDHLALWHQVEKTPTNVVKQANVNGQQITAIDTMHMIRLATQVFGPMGLGWGYQIEEERYDQGAPILDPQTGEVKAYELTHTVRLLLWYRWQGEKGEVTQFGHTRAVYRTNKGSWMTDGEAPKKSVSDAMKKCLSLLGFAADIFTGMFDDQDYRAAREAETRIAQAEDADAEIERYRQEYQDWLSRECDTLRNKIPHPRSIQLAAERILQRVPDKASMARVDGSKGAAMIQKAAEEGIERAKAERQQQNEQEAESHG is encoded by the coding sequence ATGACTCAGGACACTGACCATCTGGCGCTATGGCATCAGGTGGAGAAAACACCGACGAACGTGGTGAAGCAGGCCAACGTCAACGGCCAGCAGATCACCGCGATCGACACCATGCACATGATCCGGCTGGCCACTCAGGTCTTCGGCCCGATGGGCCTGGGCTGGGGGTATCAGATCGAGGAGGAGCGCTACGACCAGGGCGCCCCGATCCTCGACCCACAGACCGGAGAGGTGAAGGCCTATGAGCTGACGCACACCGTCCGCCTCCTGCTCTGGTACCGCTGGCAAGGCGAGAAAGGTGAAGTGACCCAGTTCGGCCACACCCGGGCGGTCTATCGCACGAACAAGGGCTCCTGGATGACTGACGGCGAGGCGCCCAAGAAGTCGGTATCGGACGCCATGAAGAAGTGCCTGTCGCTGCTCGGCTTCGCTGCCGACATCTTCACCGGCATGTTCGACGACCAGGATTACCGGGCCGCCCGCGAGGCCGAGACTCGGATTGCCCAAGCCGAAGACGCCGACGCCGAGATCGAGCGCTATCGCCAGGAGTATCAGGACTGGCTGAGCCGTGAGTGCGACACCCTGCGCAACAAGATTCCTCACCCTCGCAGCATCCAGCTTGCCGCCGAACGCATCCTCCAGCGCGTGCCGGATAAGGCCAGCATGGCCCGAGTCGATGGCAGCAAAGGCGCCGCCATGATCCAGAAGGCTGCCGAGGAAGGCATCGAGCGCGCCAAAGCAGAACGTCAACAGCAGAACGAACAGGAGGCCGAGAGCCATGGGTAA
- a CDS encoding recombination-associated protein RdgC, translating to MWFRNLHLYRLHDAPGLDDAYLEGLLAAQAYRPLGGNEARRIGWCPPAGRAGTQLCHEANAQRLLTAVRQERLLPSGVVREEVEERAEALEADEGRKLRRQERLTLKEQVYEELLPQAFVRSTRIDLWWDTRRGLIGINTSSRKRAEEVLDLLRETLGSLRVTPLATNILPMRAMTSWLSDPGTRPAEMEIGDTVELKAKGDDGVIRGRQLDLDSDEIHSHLECGRQASKLALGIESMIRFVLHDDLTIKSIRFDDAVIDEAAQQDDGDDPVARLEADFTIMTHVLGVTVDTLLQWLGGEAQAGADFPSAA from the coding sequence ATGTGGTTCCGCAACCTACACTTGTACCGCCTACACGACGCGCCCGGGTTGGACGACGCCTACCTCGAGGGGTTGCTGGCCGCCCAGGCCTATCGTCCCCTCGGCGGCAACGAGGCTCGACGCATTGGCTGGTGCCCACCCGCTGGCCGGGCTGGCACCCAGCTCTGCCACGAGGCCAACGCCCAGCGGCTGCTGACGGCTGTGCGACAGGAACGCCTGCTGCCCTCCGGCGTGGTGCGCGAAGAAGTCGAGGAACGCGCCGAAGCCCTTGAGGCCGACGAAGGCCGCAAACTGCGCCGCCAGGAAAGGCTCACCCTCAAGGAGCAAGTCTACGAGGAGCTGCTACCCCAGGCCTTCGTGCGTAGCACGAGGATCGATCTGTGGTGGGACACCCGACGCGGACTGATCGGCATCAACACCAGCAGCCGCAAGCGTGCCGAGGAAGTGCTCGATCTGCTGCGCGAGACGCTGGGCAGTCTGCGTGTCACCCCGCTGGCCACCAACATCCTGCCCATGCGGGCCATGACCAGTTGGCTCAGCGACCCGGGCACACGGCCCGCCGAGATGGAGATCGGCGACACAGTGGAGCTCAAGGCCAAGGGCGATGATGGCGTGATCCGAGGCCGGCAACTCGACCTGGATAGCGACGAGATCCATAGCCACCTGGAATGCGGTCGTCAGGCCAGCAAGCTCGCCTTGGGCATCGAGAGCATGATCCGGTTCGTTCTCCACGACGACCTGACCATCAAATCAATCAGGTTCGACGACGCGGTGATTGACGAGGCTGCCCAGCAGGACGATGGCGACGACCCCGTTGCTCGCCTCGAGGCTGACTTCACGATCATGACCCATGTTCTCGGCGTCACCGTCGACACCTTGCTCCAGTGGTTGGGTGGCGAAGCCCAGGCTGGTGCCGACTTCCCCTCAGCAGCATAG